The Ornithodoros turicata isolate Travis unplaced genomic scaffold, ASM3712646v1 Chromosome17, whole genome shotgun sequence genome has a window encoding:
- the LOC135372831 gene encoding uncharacterized protein LOC135372831, with amino-acid sequence MAGEMSDINKVDNAFKLLTSRDPMIARLARDDVTQVTSKRLRRPATLEDAETFLAGVTEGEFRIPPTQIRDVWTEARKASRRMGITWTLTEENITVTRLDKTVTANTRSKLMSTFRGQLSVERDQRLQSFPNQGKTMTCVAQDRSSSHFFRTGSYTRFTDWWFIHKVRLNLLPVNGARPWEHKNDKTCRRCGYQTETLPHVLNHCMTHSRTYTDRHNRIGERVKTAAIAKYTITHENRDVGGLGLRPDLVIVRGEEAIILDVTCPFDNGQEAFTTAREEKLRNYQPVVEYLRRRYQKVTVDAIVVGSLGCWDIRNVRIMRRLCSTKLPASLQASSGQRRHRRFP; translated from the coding sequence ATGGCGGGAGAGATGAGTGACATTAACAAAGTCGACAATGCCTTCAAACTCTTGACGTCAAGAGACCCCATGATTGCACGCCTTGCTAGGGATGATGTGACTCAAGTCACAAGCAAAAGGCTACGTCGACCTGCAACACTGGAGGATGCGGAGACTTTCTTGGCAGGAGTGACAGAGGGTGAATTCAGAATCCCTCCCACCCAGATCAGGGATGTTTGGACTGAGGCTCGGAAGGCATCGAGGAGAATGGGGATAACGTGGACTCTGACCGAGGAGAACATTACTGTTACGAGGCTGGACAAAACAGTAACTGCCAACACACGCAGTAAGTTAATGTCAACATTTAGAGGCCAGTTGTCAGTAGAACGGGACCAGCGACTGCAGAGCTTTCCCAACCAGGGAAAGACAATGACTTGTGTTGCGCAAGACAGATCGAGCTCGCACTTTTTCCGAACGGGATCCTACACTCGTTTCACTGACTGGTGGTTCATTCACAAAGTCAGGCTAAACCTCCTACCGGTGAACGGTGCAAGGCCGTGGGAACACAAGAACGACAAGACCTGCAGAAGGTGTGGATACCAGACAGAAACACTCCCTCATGTTCTCAATCACTGCATGACCCACAGCCGCACCTACACGGACAGGCACAACCGCATTGGAGAGCGCGTCAAGACAGCAGCCATAGCCAAGTACACAATAACCCACGAAAACAGGGACGTTGGTGGTCTTGGCCTCCGACCAGACCTCGTAATCGTTCGTGGTGAAGAGGCTATCATTTTAGATGTCACATGCCCTTTCGACAACGGGCAAGAGGCCTTCACAACTGCCAGAGAAGAGAAGCTGAGAAACTACCAACCTGTGGTGGAATACCTCAGGAGACGGTATCAGAAGGTAACCGTAGACGCCATCGTGGTTGGCTCTCTTGGATGCTGGGACATCAGAAATGTCAGGATTATGAGAAGGCTGTGTTCGACAAAATTACCTGCGTCTCTTCAAGCGTCTAGCGGTCAGCGACGTCATCGCCGCTTCCCGTGA
- the LOC135372830 gene encoding uncharacterized protein LOC135372830, whose amino-acid sequence MGVVGKTEWQNLNSKLRPLIKKTLYLPTGATNDYIHGSRVAGACDIPVAPELSDLCRMDSAFKLLTSKDAEIQEMARTAAQRTVEGRLRRPATSRDIADYLSGNGEGDFRAPATQLRSVWTEARKASQRMEVTWELQDEGPYITCGEVSLSPTQRKRLLVSLRQQLSKSRAQKLQSLPNQGKVMECVAADPASSHFIRTGAFTSFADWRFVHKARLNLLPLNGARPWQSNRDKRCRRCGFESETLAHVICHCMRQSTAMTGRHNGVVERIKKAASGRFSIMFENQPVGGTGLRPDLILQEGEEAIIVDVCCPFENRMEPLQHAREAKIPACERKPAETVSTHLGRGCRSWCPWILGPCQ is encoded by the coding sequence ATGGGCGTGGTCGGAAAGACGGAGTGGCAGAATCTCAACAGCAAGCTTCGTCCACTCATAAAGAAGACTCTCTACCTACCAACAGGGGCCACCAATGACTACATCCATGGCAGCAGGGTCGCCGGAGCCTGTGACATACCCGTGGCTCCAGAACTCAGCGACCTCTGCAGAATGGACAGTGCGTTCAAGCTGCTGACATCCAAGGATGCAGAGATACAAGAGATGGCAAGGACAGCGGCCCAACGCACTGTTGAAGGGAGACTAAGACGTCCAGCTACCTCACGAGACATCGCAGACTACCTATCCGGGAATGGAGAGGGCGACTTCAGGGCTCCGGCAACACAACTAAGGAGCGTATGGACGGAGGCCAGAAAAGCATCCCAGAGAATGGAAGTGACATGGGAGCTCCAAGACGAAGGCCCCTACATCACGTGCGGAGAAGTGTCTCTCTCTCCCACGCAGCGCAAACGACTCCTCGTCTCCCTCCGCCAGCAACTCAGCAAGAGTCGAGCCCAAAAACTCCAGAGCCTCCCAAACCAAGGCAAAGTAATGGAGTGCGTCGCCGCGGATCCCGCAAGTTCCCATTTCATCCGCACTGGCGCCTTCACTTCGTTTGCTGATTGGAGGTTCGTGCATAAGGCCCGACTCAACCTTCTGCCGCTGAATGGGGCACGACCGTGGCAGTCAAACCGTGACAAAAGGTGCAGAAGATGTGGTTTTGAGAGCGAAACCTTAGCCCACGTCATCTGCCACTGCATGAGGCAGAGCACCGCCATGACAGGGAGACACAACGGGGTGGTGGAACGCATCAAGAAGGCAGCCTCCGGCAGGTTCAGCATTATGTTCGAAAACCAGCCAGTGGGAGGTACTGGGCTCCGACCAGACCTCATCCTGCAGGAAGGCGAAGAAGCCATTATAGTCGACGTATGCTGCCCCTTCGAGAACCGCATGGAGCCACTCCAACACGCCCGTGAAGCGAAAATACCAGCCTGTGAAAGAAAACCTGCAGAGACGGTTTCAACGCATCTCGGTCGAGGCTGTCGTAGTTGGTGCCCTTGGATCTTGGGACCCTGCCAATGA
- the LOC135372828 gene encoding uncharacterized protein LOC135372828 yields the protein MWNPARCRYPVTRRLAEKAVDATVEKRLRQLQPPTPDLFGSYLSGENEAEFRTPSSGLRSIWTEARKASSRLNVRWSFNQDGPQLDKDNTTIPPQGRTKIMRTLCGQIQQDRDNRLVSLANQGKVMECVALDRSSSHFMRTGFSTRFPDWRFIHRARLNLLPLNGAQPWTNGDKRCRRCGAQPETLPHVSNHCMRYSPEYTKRHNTIVERVKKAAQNRYSIISENRVVGNTGLRPDLVVSRGEEAIIYDVTIVFDNLPDALQAARREKEQKYIPVKESLQGRFHRVTVEAVVIGSLGAGTLTTTVDCDAYARGSTYD from the exons ATGTGGAATCCCGCTCGCTGCCGAT ATCCAGTCACCAGGAGACTTGCCGAGAAGGCCGTAGACGCCACAGTGGAAAAACGCCTGCGACAACTGCAACCACCCACTCCCGACCTCTTTGGAAGTTACCTCTCTGGCGAAAATGAAGCGGAATTCAGGACTCCAAGCAGCGGCCTACGTTCAATCTGGACCGAGGCAAGGAAGGCCTCCTCCCGGCTCAATGTCAGGTGGAGCTTCAACCAGGACGGCCCACAGCTCGACAAGGACAACACCACCATCCCACCCCAAGGCCGGACCAAAATAATGCGCACATTGTGTGGCCAAATTCAGCAAGACCGTGACAACCGGCTCGTCTCCCTGGCCAACCAGGGAAAGGTCATGGAGTGTGTGGCCCTCGATCGCTCGAGTTCCCACTTCATGCGTACCGGATTCTCCACACGATTCCCTGACTGGCGGTTTATACATCGAGCTCGGCTAAACCTCCTCCCTCTCAATGGAGCACAGCCATGGACGAATGGTGATAAGCGATGCAGGCGGTGCGGCGCACAACCCGAAACTCTGCCACATGTGAGCAACCACTGCATGCGCTATTCCCCGGAGTACACCAAACGCCACAACACGATAGTCGAACGAGTCAAGAAGGCAGCCCAGAACAGGTACAGCATCATTAGTGAGAACCGAGTGGTCGGGAACACTGGTCTACGCCCGGATCTGGTGGTCTCGAGAGGCGAGGAAGCCATCATCTACGACGTCACCATCGTCTTCGATAACCTCCCGGATGCTCTTCAGGCAGCCAGGagagaaaaagaacagaaataCATTCCTGTGAAAGAGAGCCTGCAAGGCAGATTCCACCGGGTGACCGTCGAAGCAGTGGTAATTGGGAGCCTTGGAGCTGGGACCCTGACAACGACCGTGGACTGCGACGCCTATGCTCGAGGGAGTACTTACGACTGA
- the LOC135372827 gene encoding uncharacterized protein LOC135372827, translated as MRTPASENLPGCTSRLHVLDLTTPATDQCGLRPCSPIYNLQPRSPLHCGEGPVSISSVRMPTPGTTPAACTEEPNVDNDAGSPPAAIGHRQPERSDSDMTVFFPLPDHFCCTEMECSRAFRSEAWTSQRASLKRHLEQERGIRISSFTYACSTCSASLGKRPTQQMAQHVCSRRQTANSRKRSFAFKCSRCGVSFPSRKGRDNHESMHRRREARERLTTDRRPSGHATWPPCDNAATTEPCRTPGDSSCLEPFSHSEHDSLPHSESRRPRLPNDEPIARDAAACASQGSLPSTCTISKAPSDEAARNTPSDATMHSHTPNLDNMSEQSPSNTDPEAFREHRSENHHHELPAECASAEATEEMPVPDNAEERPTMDNTSTANSTIHINNQPELEQDAGYRASLTSTAGEEGTQTQEENVPRTSGVEEPLIRSNDMYVLAEHLNALRGINHDPVNDTTWKRFEDILENTTKAVSEFVRLPAPRSGTYRPINVGNPKDIQACYRRNRRQAVRLIANGPPSPCDVGMTETTRHFQTVWDHREHDSPGIERPKAPEEVNLSPFTSEEVESRLKKCENTAPGDDRLTYRHWRSADPHCRFLAATFNLCLKYRRVPTCWKTSRTILIHKKGDRADLTNWRPISLGSTLGKLYTGCLASRLRAWILENDVLSQCQKGFLPYDGVLEHNFILQERLDQARTRKELCLAFLDFANVFGSVPHGCLIDGTSAAGAGNTFSKIVKDLYTNNEASVICSEGTTPLIPVNAGIRQGCPLSGLLFNLVIDPLVRQVQGQGSEHRILAYADDITPMAASPEELQDHLDLISRLAWKIGLSLNPTKCRTMHLSGVQPVGLRPTQFFIEGMPVQPIREYESFKYLGRSVGFNPLPDNSTIDDAVELGRKILTSVLAPWQRMYAVKTFLFPGLNFAMRMGSNSKSDWKRLDSALRPLIR; from the coding sequence ATGAGGACTCCGGCATCTGAGAACCTGCCGGGCTGTACGTCCCGCCTGCATGTCCTCGACTTGACGACCCCTGCAACCGACCAGTGCGGGTTACGCCCCTGCAGTCCTATATACAACCTGCAGCCCCGTAGCCCTTTACACTGCGGGGAGGGACCGGTTTCTATATCCTCTGTGAGGATGCCGACCCCTGGGACGACACCTGCCGCATGCACGGAAGAGCCCAACGTGGACAACGATGCCGGAAGCCCGCCCGCGGCCATCGGACACCGACAGCCTGAACGGAGCGATAGCGACATGACCGTATTCTTCCCCCTACCTGACCACTTTTGCTGCACCGAAATGGAGTGCTCAAGAGCCTTCAGAAGCGAAGCCTGGACCTCCCAGAGGGCTTCCCTGAAGCGACACCTGGAACAAGAACGCGGCATACGAATATCATCCTTTACATATGCGTGCTCAACATGCTCGGCATCACTTGGCAAACGACCAACGCAGCAAATGGCGCAGCACGTGTGCTCACGTCGGCAAACAGCCAACAGCCGCAAGAGGTCCTTCGCCTTCAAGTGCAGTCGCTGTGGTGTCAGCTTCCCATCACGAAAAGGGCGAGATAACCACGAAAGCATGCACCGACGACGAGAAGCACGTGAGCGTCTCACCACGGATCGAAGACCCTCGGGCCACGCCACGTGGCCTCCCTGTGACAATGCCGCTACCACGGAACCGTGCCGGACCCCCGGCGATTCAAGCTGCTTGGAGCCCTTCTCCCACAGCGAACACGACAGCTTACCTCACTCGGAGTCACGTAGGCCCCGACTTCCAAATGACGAGCCAATTGCACGAGATGCAGCTGCGTGTGCGTCTCAGGGCTCCTTACCCTCAACATGCACTATCTCCAAGGCGCCGTCCGACGAAGCAGCAAGGAACACCCCGAGTGATGCAACGATGCACTCCCACACGCCTAACCTGGACAACATGTCGGAACAATCTCCCTCAAACACTGATCCCGAAGCTTTCCGGGAGCATCGGTCCGAGAATCATCACCATGAACTTCCCGCTGAGTGCGCCTCCGCAGAAGCAACCGAGGAGATGCCCGTACCAGACAATGCAGAAGAACGTCCAACTATGGATAATACATCCACAGCAAACAGCACGATCCACATTAACAACCAACCAGAGCTCGAGCAGGATGCCGGGTACAGGGCTTCCCTCACGAGCACTGCAGGCGAGGAAGGCACGCAGACACAGGAGGAAAATGTACCAAGAACAAGTGGAGTGGAGGAACCACTGATACGCAGTAATGACATGTACGTGCTTGCTGAGCATCTAAACGCCCTCCGCGGCATCAACCATGACCCAGTGAATGACACGACCTGGAAGCGCTTTGAAGACATTCTGGAGAATACAACGAAAGCCGTATCAGAATTTGTCAGGCTTCCGGCTCCCAGAAGCGGCACGTACCGCCCTATCAACGTAGGCAACCCCAAAGATATACAAGCCTGCTACAGACGAAACCGCCGGCAAGCGGTTCGTCTCATCGCCAACGGCCCACCCTCACCATGCGACGTCGGAATGACTGAGACCACCCGACACTTTCAAACCGTGTGGGACCACCGTGAACACGACAGCCCAGGAATAGAAAGGCCCAAGGCACCAGAAGAGGTGAACCTGAGCCCCTTTACATCGGAGGAGGTAGAGAGCCGTCTCAAGAAATGCGAAAATACCGCTCCCGGGGATGACAGGCTCACCTACAGGCACTGGCGTTCCGCTGACCCCCACTGCCGATTCCTCGCAGCAACCTTCAACCTGTGCCTGAAGTACCGGAGAGTGCCAACCTGCTGGAAGACGTCACGGACAATACTAATACACAAGAAAGGGGACCGCGCAGACCTGACAAATTGGAGGCCGATATCTCTTGGCAGCACCCTTGGGAAACTCTACACTGGCTGTCTCGCGTCACGGCTAAGAGCATGGATCCTGGAGAACGATGTGCTCTCACAATGCCAAAAGGGTTTCCTCCCCTACGATGGTGTCCTGGAGCACAATTTTATCCTCCAGGAACGACTAGACCAGGCTCGAACAAGGAAGGAACTGTGCCTGGCCTTCTTGGATTTTGCCAATGTTTTCGGGTCCGTTCCCCACGGATGCCTGATCGACGGAACCAGCGCCGCAGGAGCCGGGAATACGTTCTCCAAGATAGTGAAAGACCTCTACACCAACAACGAGGCGTCAGTGATCTGCAGCGAAGGCACAACACCGCTCATACCCGTGAACGCTGGAATACGACAAGGATGCCCTCTGAGTGGCCTACTGTTCAATCTGGTGATTGATCCGTTGGTGCGTCAAGTGCAAGGCCAGGGCAGCGAGCACCGCATACTAGCATATGCTGACGACATAACACCAATGGCGGCTTCACCCGAAGAGCTTCAAGATCACCTGGACCTTATCAGCCGCCTAGCGTGGAAAATTGGCCTCTCCCTCAACCCTACCAAATGTAGAACGATGCACCTCTCAGGAGTGCAACCAGTTGGACTGAGGCCCACACAGTTTTTCATCGAAGGGATGCCAGTGCAACCAATAAGAGAATACGAATCTTTCAAGTATCTCGGCAGATCCGTCGGCTTCAACCCACTACCCGACAACAGCACCATTGACGATGCAGTGGAACTGGGCCGCAAGATCTTGACCTCAGTGCTAGCGCCCTGGCAACGAATGTATGCTGTCAAGACGTTCCTGTTCCCTGGACTTAATTTCGCCATGCGCATGGGATCGAACTCCAAAAGCGACTGGAAGCGTCTTGACAGTGCACTCCGCCCCCTCATCAGGTAG